The following are from one region of the Streptomyces rubrogriseus genome:
- a CDS encoding MIP/aquaporin family protein — MSALPSHPDRLPLGRVADEFVLTTILLFLAVTVVRWLRDPDSPLYIADLEVAVAVIGVVSGIILTGLILSPPGKRSGGHMNPAVTVALWLMDAFPGRSVLPYAAAQLAGSAAGTGLARLVWGPVVSHASINHAALRPAPTWQPASVFLAEAGSMMLLILLVGFILAYPRYIRLVPYVIGASVAVVIAFLGTLSGGSINPARQFGPAAISGQTLDLWIYLIVPVLGATIGAAIYHLFIWRFNACRPLTYKLAGNHGSDDTMASPH, encoded by the coding sequence ATGAGCGCCCTCCCCTCTCATCCCGACCGGCTCCCATTGGGCCGAGTCGCTGACGAGTTCGTGCTGACTACGATTCTCCTGTTCCTCGCTGTGACCGTCGTACGGTGGCTTCGTGACCCCGATTCTCCTCTCTACATTGCCGACCTAGAAGTTGCAGTGGCCGTTATCGGCGTCGTGAGCGGAATCATCCTTACTGGCTTGATCCTTAGTCCACCTGGTAAACGCAGCGGAGGACATATGAACCCTGCTGTGACGGTCGCTTTGTGGCTGATGGATGCGTTTCCCGGCCGTAGTGTTCTTCCCTATGCTGCGGCCCAACTGGCGGGATCAGCCGCAGGCACCGGACTTGCGCGCCTTGTATGGGGACCTGTCGTCTCCCATGCCTCTATCAATCACGCTGCACTCAGGCCTGCGCCTACCTGGCAGCCTGCGAGCGTGTTTTTGGCTGAGGCTGGCAGCATGATGCTCCTCATCCTCCTTGTCGGCTTCATTTTGGCTTACCCGCGATATATCCGTTTGGTGCCCTATGTCATCGGCGCGTCTGTGGCGGTTGTCATCGCTTTCCTTGGAACTCTTAGCGGCGGCTCAATTAATCCCGCCCGTCAATTCGGGCCGGCGGCTATTTCTGGACAGACCCTCGATCTGTGGATCTATTTGATTGTGCCAGTCTTGGGGGCCACGATCGGTGCGGCAATCTATCATTTGTTTATCTGGCGTTTCAACGCCTGCCGACCCCTGACGTACAAGTTGGCTGGTAACCATGGCTCCGACGATACGATGGCATCCCCACACTAA
- a CDS encoding NAD-dependent epimerase/dehydratase family protein yields the protein MRILVAGATGAVGRLLVPMLLDSGHEVIGLSRSASGLERVRQAGASAVQADAFDRDGMRQVVTTAAPDVVVHQLTALSDADGETTNRLREEGTRNLVDAAKSAGAQRIIAQSIAWAYAPGEQPADEAVSLDFGAEQPRGAMVDGIRRLEETSAEMQTAVALRYGILYGPGTWYAPGGAVAAALSGDSKARLLAYLEADRSVTSFIHVADAARATVAAVGWPSGPVNIVDDEPAEGRQWVPVLAEALGTPAPELGTGRQDWARGASNALAHSRGWQPEYATWRTGFAEQGHRGTASTE from the coding sequence ATGCGCATTCTGGTAGCCGGAGCCACCGGTGCGGTCGGACGCCTGCTGGTTCCGATGCTGTTGGATTCGGGTCATGAGGTCATAGGCCTATCTCGGTCCGCGTCGGGGCTCGAGCGAGTACGGCAGGCGGGTGCATCCGCCGTGCAGGCTGACGCGTTCGACAGGGACGGTATGCGGCAGGTGGTCACCACTGCTGCACCGGACGTAGTGGTTCACCAGCTCACTGCCCTGTCGGACGCAGACGGCGAAACCACCAACCGGCTGCGTGAAGAAGGGACACGCAATCTGGTTGACGCGGCTAAGTCGGCCGGAGCGCAGCGCATCATCGCGCAATCCATCGCCTGGGCGTACGCACCTGGTGAGCAGCCAGCGGACGAGGCCGTGTCACTCGACTTCGGCGCCGAACAGCCACGGGGCGCGATGGTGGACGGAATCCGAAGGCTGGAAGAGACGTCGGCCGAGATGCAGACCGCAGTGGCCTTGCGGTACGGCATCCTGTACGGCCCAGGCACGTGGTACGCACCAGGCGGTGCCGTAGCCGCCGCGCTTTCCGGTGACTCCAAGGCCCGCCTCCTCGCGTACCTGGAGGCTGATCGTTCTGTGACCTCGTTCATTCATGTCGCCGACGCGGCTCGGGCCACGGTGGCCGCCGTCGGCTGGCCGAGCGGGCCTGTCAACATCGTGGATGACGAGCCGGCGGAAGGCCGTCAGTGGGTGCCGGTCCTGGCCGAAGCCCTGGGAACACCTGCCCCCGAACTCGGAACAGGACGGCAGGACTGGGCACGGGGGGCGTCCAATGCCCTGGCCCACTCCCGAGGGTGGCAGCCGGAATATGCGACCTGGCGTACCGGCTTCGCAGAACAGGGACACAGAGGCACTGCCAGCACGGAGTGA
- a CDS encoding winged helix-turn-helix transcriptional regulator — translation MSEAVARHTSFAEMQCPIARALDQAGEWWSLLILRDAFQGSSRFGEFQKGLGISDNSLTRRLSDLVGKGLLERRAYQERPKRYEYVLTDAGRDFLPVLVSLAQWGKKYDRPEQGETWVADAQTGRMMRPVFVDRCTGEEISGHGVVIVNTAAGIQTARPQVDEMGAPPSSATECSHPKEAS, via the coding sequence GTGAGTGAGGCTGTGGCGCGGCATACCAGTTTCGCAGAGATGCAGTGCCCCATTGCCCGTGCGCTCGATCAAGCAGGTGAGTGGTGGTCACTGCTGATCCTTAGAGACGCCTTCCAGGGTTCATCGCGATTCGGCGAGTTCCAAAAGGGCCTTGGCATCTCGGACAACTCCCTCACACGCAGGCTCAGTGACCTGGTGGGTAAGGGACTGTTGGAGCGCAGGGCGTATCAGGAGCGCCCGAAACGCTACGAGTACGTACTCACTGACGCTGGGCGGGACTTCCTGCCGGTCCTCGTCAGTCTTGCCCAGTGGGGAAAGAAGTACGACCGGCCCGAGCAAGGGGAAACGTGGGTGGCTGATGCCCAGACCGGGCGAATGATGCGCCCGGTCTTTGTCGACCGGTGTACCGGCGAGGAGATCTCCGGGCACGGTGTTGTCATCGTCAATACCGCGGCCGGAATCCAGACAGCCCGGCCGCAAGTCGATGAGATGGGGGCGCCGCCTTCATCTGCCACTGAGTGCTCCCATCCCAAAGAGGCATCATAA